Proteins encoded by one window of Desulfocurvus vexinensis DSM 17965:
- the atpH gene encoding ATP synthase F1 subunit delta, which translates to MTADLVARRYARALFAIGQGRGDAELEAYGKDLAAFTQVLEGNTELLKLFRNPIFSIEEKKAITGRILEALNPCPTIKNFCFLLADKKRLAWLPEIEAYYAVLLDQAKGVVRGELVTAVELPDARQEAVKKQLAAQLGKELVLNFSADAGILGGVVLKVGDKILDASLRAQLNAMKEQIKRGE; encoded by the coding sequence TTGACGGCTGACCTCGTTGCGCGCAGATACGCCCGGGCGCTGTTCGCCATCGGCCAAGGCCGTGGCGATGCCGAGCTTGAGGCGTACGGCAAGGATCTGGCCGCTTTCACCCAGGTGCTGGAGGGCAACACGGAGCTGCTCAAGCTGTTCCGCAACCCCATCTTCAGCATCGAGGAGAAGAAAGCCATCACAGGCAGGATTCTGGAGGCCCTGAACCCCTGCCCCACCATCAAGAACTTCTGCTTCCTGCTGGCCGACAAGAAGCGGCTGGCCTGGCTGCCGGAGATCGAAGCCTACTACGCCGTGCTGCTCGACCAGGCCAAGGGCGTGGTGCGCGGCGAGCTGGTCACGGCGGTGGAGCTGCCGGACGCCAGGCAGGAAGCCGTGAAGAAACAGCTCGCGGCCCAGCTGGGCAAGGAGTTGGTTCTCAATTTCTCCGCCGACGCGGGCATCCTGGGCGGAGTCGTGCTCAAGGTAGGGGACAAAATTCTGGACGCGAGCTTGCGTGCTCAGCTGAACGCAATGAAAGAACAGATCAAAAGGGGTGAGTAG
- a CDS encoding ATP synthase F0 subunit B — MASVACAAEGAAHESAFTTIMRVVNFIIFVGIIYKFAGKKIAEAFGGRRKQIETQLSDLEARKKDAEKKLADVERSIAGINAEREKILADCVAQGEALKASIIEGANKAAERIKEQARLTAANERKAAMKTVRAEIADMVAEAAKQALAGKLSAEDHDKLINDSLTKVVLN, encoded by the coding sequence ATGGCTTCGGTCGCCTGCGCGGCCGAAGGCGCGGCCCACGAGAGCGCCTTCACGACCATCATGCGCGTCGTGAACTTCATCATCTTCGTCGGCATCATCTACAAGTTTGCCGGCAAGAAGATTGCCGAGGCTTTCGGCGGCCGGCGCAAGCAGATCGAGACCCAGCTCTCCGATCTGGAGGCCCGCAAGAAGGACGCCGAAAAGAAGCTGGCCGACGTCGAGCGCAGCATCGCGGGCATCAACGCCGAGCGCGAGAAGATCCTCGCCGACTGCGTTGCCCAGGGCGAGGCCCTCAAGGCCAGCATCATCGAAGGCGCCAACAAGGCCGCCGAGCGCATCAAGGAGCAGGCCCGCCTGACGGCTGCCAACGAGCGCAAGGCCGCCATGAAGACCGTGCGCGCCGAGATCGCCGACATGGTGGCCGAGGCCGCGAAGCAGGCCCTCGCCGGCAAGCTCTCCGCCGAGGACCACGACAAGCTCATCAACGACTCCTTAACAAAGGTGGTGCTCAATTGA
- a CDS encoding ATP synthase F0 subunit B, with protein MIDLDYTFFVQFVNFIITLIVLNYLLVAPIREIIRQRKGVMGGLLSDTEKFVADAETKLANYRKSLDEARMAGADKRSSLKAQGAEKEKEILSAAGQEAAETLKAERAAVASEMQAAKSGLAGRIGTLADKVIAKVLG; from the coding sequence ATGATTGATCTTGACTACACCTTTTTCGTGCAGTTCGTGAACTTCATCATCACGCTCATTGTGCTGAACTACCTGCTGGTCGCCCCCATCCGCGAGATCATCAGGCAGCGCAAGGGCGTGATGGGCGGTCTGCTCAGCGACACCGAGAAGTTCGTCGCCGACGCCGAAACGAAGCTCGCCAACTACCGCAAGTCCCTGGACGAGGCCCGCATGGCCGGTGCCGACAAGCGCTCCTCCCTCAAGGCCCAGGGGGCCGAGAAGGAGAAGGAGATCCTGTCCGCCGCCGGCCAGGAGGCCGCCGAGACCCTCAAGGCCGAGCGCGCGGCCGTGGCGTCCGAGATGCAGGCCGCCAAGTCCGGCCTGGCGGGCCGCATCGGCACCCTCGCGGACAAGGTCATCGCGAAGGTACTCGGGTAG